The genomic window TATCGCGGCGCCGGTCGCCCCGAGGCCACGTACCTCATCGAGCGCATGATGGATATGGCCGCCGACGCGTTGGGCCTGGACCCTGCCGAGATCCGCCGTCGCAATTTCCCCAAGCCGACGGAATTCCCCTTCGCCACCGCGACCGGGCTTTCCTACGACTCGGGCAACTACCAGGGCGCGCTCAAAAAGGCGCTGGCCATGTCCGGCTATGACAAGCTGCGGGCGCGCCAGAAGGCCGGGTGGAAGCAGGGCAAATACTACGGCCTCGGCCTCTCCACCTACGTCGAGATCTGTGCCCTCGGACCTTCTGCGGCCATGCCGGCGGGCGGCTGGGAAAGCGCCACAGTGCGCATCGATCCCACCGGCGCGGTCACCGTGCTCACCGGCGCTTCGCCGCATGGGCAGGGGCAGGAGACCAGCTTCGCGCAGATCGTCGCCGATGAGCTCGGCATCTCGCCCGACGCCATCACCGTGGTCCATGGCGACACCGCGGCCGTGCCCTACGGCATCGGCACGTTCGGCTCGCGTGCCACAGCGGTCGGCGGAACCGCGGCGCTCTATGCCACGCAGAAACTCAAGCAGAAGCTGATGGTGTTCGCCGCCCACCTGATGAACGCCAAGCCCGCGAAAGTTTCTTACGCCCACGGACGCTTCAGCGTCCGCGGCACGCGCAAGTCGCTGCCCTTCGGCGAAGTGGTGATGGCCGCCTACACGGCCAAAACGCTGCCTCCGGGCGTCGATCCCGGTCTGGAAGCCACCCATTTTTTCGAACCCACGAACTTCACCTTCCCGTTCGGGACGCACATCTGCTCGGTCGAAGTGGATCCTGAGACCGGGGAGGTTCGCATCGACAAGTACCTTGCCGTGGATGACTGCGGCAAGACCATCAATCCGCTGCTGGTCGAAGGCCAGCTCCACGGCGGCATCGCCCAGGGGCTGGGCCAGGCGCTCTATGAGGAAATGGTCTACGACTCCGAAGGCCAGGCGGTCACCGGCGAGCTGATGGAATACGCCGTGCCCAAGGCCGAACATCTGCCGCGCTTCGAGCTGGCCCACACGGTCACGCCCTCCCCCGTCAACCCCATGGGCATCAAGGGTGTCGGCGAAGCAGGCACTATCGCTTCCACCGCTGCCATTGTCGGCGCCGTCTGCGACGCGCTGACGCCGCTCGGCATCCGCCACCTCGACATGCCGCTCAAACCGGAAAAAGTCTGGCGCGCCATCCGCGACGCGCAGCAGCGCGGCGCGAAGGCCAC from Terriglobales bacterium includes these protein-coding regions:
- a CDS encoding xanthine dehydrogenase family protein molybdopterin-binding subunit is translated as MPAKTAAAAPRWVGRRFKRKEDPRLIQGISHYTDDLKLPGMLYAAFVRSPYAHARIRSISTEAARSAPGVVGVFTSADMANLGGAPYAGGMPGLKTPPNPPLAKEVVRHVGESVAVVVAEDVYAARDAAELVEVDYEALPVVSDVEKAIEKGSPLVHPQFKTNLAYVHELKTGDAAAGFKRADKVVRLRMTNQRLVPVAMETRGVLAEYRPGEQTMTVWTSTQIPHLAKTQIAVMLGIPENSVRVVTPEVGGGFGSKLNVYREEGVIPWLAMKLGRPVKWSETRRENVLATIHGRDHIQNVELALKKDGTILALRARILADLGAYHQLLTPNIPTLTSLMITGCYKIPAIDVEVRGAFTNKMSTDAYRGAGRPEATYLIERMMDMAADALGLDPAEIRRRNFPKPTEFPFATATGLSYDSGNYQGALKKALAMSGYDKLRARQKAGWKQGKYYGLGLSTYVEICALGPSAAMPAGGWESATVRIDPTGAVTVLTGASPHGQGQETSFAQIVADELGISPDAITVVHGDTAAVPYGIGTFGSRATAVGGTAALYATQKLKQKLMVFAAHLMNAKPAKVSYAHGRFSVRGTRKSLPFGEVVMAAYTAKTLPPGVDPGLEATHFFEPTNFTFPFGTHICSVEVDPETGEVRIDKYLAVDDCGKTINPLLVEGQLHGGIAQGLGQALYEEMVYDSEGQAVTGELMEYAVPKAEHLPRFELAHTVTPSPVNPMGIKGVGEAGTIASTAAIVGAVCDALTPLGIRHLDMPLKPEKVWRAIRDAQQRGAKATAPAAPKAKPAPPRKPAAKARPGAKSRPARRRS